TGAGGATAACCTgacttattttttaaaatgtttcacgCACCCTTTGTTGAGAAACACTGCTATTACTTGTCTTTTGATTTCAACTACAACTAAAATCAGTGTTCATGATTTACACTCTTAGATGTATAATTGTGTGAGGAAGACGTCTGGCATGAAAAATGGGGGCTCAGTAATTTTATGTTTAAatattattgtatttattattttgttaagCAGTTATTATGACATGGGGATGTTAACAATAAGATGTGACAGAGGTACAATCATGGGATCGACATCCACATATCCACATAGATTTCTATGAAACACTGACACTTTCCTTTGCACTTCAGACTACAGTCTCTAGCGGGAAGGACCCCTTTGTCAAACATTAATTCCTCTTCTGTTCCATTCACTTTTCATTGATGACCATTTCACCTCTCTTTCTCTGTTTGTCTTTCACCAAAGCACACCTGATCCCAAGTCCTTTGGTATTAATTGTTTTggtaaataaattcaaataactGTATATGTCTTTTGATACCCTGCTCCACCTAACACATACAGAAACCAACAGGATACAGGAGACTCAAAGAACAAAGCAATGTAAGCATCTTACATCAGTCTTACTCAGGTAGCATCAAAGATCCCATGACAGGGgatgtggtctagtggttaagcgttgggcttgagaccagaggatctctgGCTGAAATCCcaccctgaccagaaaatcactaagggcccttgggtaaagtCCTTAATTCCTTAGTTGCTCCTGttgtgtagtgagctccttgtatggcagcacccttacatcagggtgaatgtgaggcattattgtaaagtgctttgagcatcttatgcagatggaaaagcgctatataaatgcagtccatttaccagttgATTGTATTTCACATCCTCAATGTACCACAGCTCTATTAAACAGCTGGATGACTGCATTCTCTGTGGAAGACACCCACAAAGTCTGTGGGAGAAAAAAAACGATAGAGGCATGTAGcaactcctttccatttaaagcaagaaCAGAAACAGGTTATTTCTTAGATACCTGAAAACATCTTTGGCTTAATCTGCAATCTGCATCGCTTCAGTATCTACTGAAGTTCCATTTCTGTTTTTAACACACCTGGTGGCTTTGATTAGATTTCAGAAAAGCTGAAAAAACTCCTTCAGATTTACTTGCCACAAGCTGcgttttactcaaaaaaaaagctGGTTTATGATTAGCAGACAAATACTAAAAATTCTGTCATTACAGATGCAATATCACTTGTCAAAGATGTGTGACTTAAAGCATGTCTCTGAGGTCACACATTATGTGACCTTAAaagtacagtgtgtaggatttagtgtcatctagtggcaaGGTTGAACATTACATTATGCCTGTTACCTGTCTCAATTTGATTTCCCTACACGTTTTCGCTTATTTTCCTGACAGGGATTCATTCTCCCTTGCTTTGATAAGCAATATGCATGGGcctcagtttaaaaaaaagagagggttctcaaactttgtAGCCTGCAGAAGCAACCAGCAAAAAGTTTGGAGTATGTTTGTCCCCTCTTGGTAACTGTAACAGCATTGCACTGCAACATGGTGGCCTTCATGATGGGGCCTGCTCTCGCGTAGATACAAAAGGCTCATTTCAAGCTCATGAAAAACACACTGAGTCATTATtacaggtaattatacactaatgagcaGATGCAGCTGAATCTTTCTTACAAAATGCCTCATACACGCTGCAGCTTTAAATTTCCTATTAGCCTTCACTTCATAATGGTGagtctttaaaaaaataataactgaGGTGCACTTTTATATTCTGGTTTTATGAgcagaacattattttgtgtttgcAAAGCAGCATTCTCTTGTATATACAGAATAATAGTGATTTAAATGATTTATTAGAAGTCACTCACACTTACAGATTTGCAGACAAGGTGTCAGacagtaaatggactgaattACTGGTGAAACTCTAACAGTTTAATATATAAACAGACAGCAGTTTGGATTAGTGTCGAAAAAAGGTGTGATAAAGCTCAGCTCtacattttctgtttttctgaacCATCCTCACAGGCAATAGGGATAGTGCGCTCGAGCAAGGTGGATGACCGAGGAGCAGTGATGGTCAGCACACCATCGGATGACAGGCTGGATGTGACATTGGCACTTGACACGCCCGCTGGAAGCCTGTACTTTCTCAGAAACTCCCTTGACACAAAGCCATGGTCATCCTGAAAGAAAATGAATCAGTGTATTACTGAAGTGATATCAAAACAACTGTCACCATTTCCAGAGATCAACTTGTCTCGTCCGTCTAACCTGTTTGTCTTCATGTTTGGCATGTACTGTGATGAACTCGTCACTGACATTGACAGACAACTCTTCAGGGGAGAAATGCTTCACATCCAAATAAATGGCAAAGCGATCCTTTTCCATGTGCATCTGCACAGACAGTACAAGTATTAGGAACAGTATCGACAATATTGCACAACCTGTCACAAAAACACAGAGTTTATTACTGTAATTTCATTGTTAGAGTCGTCACTCTAGCTGTACTGCTGTTAGATTTGGCATCAGAGGACATTCTTCTTACAAATAGTAACAAGTCCTGCATAAGCTGTGAGAGCCAGTGCTGACGGTACTTATCCCCAGATTCATAgcgtgaagcggatgagagtctgcaactcccctggacaggacaccagtctgatgcagtCTACTTACCCAGGATAGGTTGGCATCCATTATgtatgggtggactgagacacttcagatgaagtgtcttgcccaaggggcagtatggtggattagtggttagcactgttgcctcacagcaagaaggttgtgggattgattcccacctggggcctttctgtgtggagttttcatgttctccccgtgtttgtgtgggtttactCGGggtcctccagcttcctcccacatccaaagacatgcaggttaggtggattgaaaacttcaAATTGAAcgaaggtgtgcgtgtgggtgtgaatgtgtttgtctgtttatatgtggccctgcgacagactggtgtgagGGTGTGTGAGGGCCTCACGTCCcataactgctgggataagctccagccccctgtgaaccTTAATttaagtaagcaggtatagaaaatagatggatgggtgTGTTGCCCAAGGGCACAGAAGTAGTACGACCGGGAATCCAACCCTGATCTACATATTGGGATCCTAAATCCTTATCCCACTTACCTACCTGCTTCACAGTCttcttacaaaaataaataaaaataatgaaattcACAAATTAAAATAGCAtatttttctacattttaatGTTCATGCTCTATCAGACGTGTGCTAACTAGTTTTATTACTATTACAAATTTAAAggggtctttttttgttttgtttgttttaaacagtTAAATATGGCAGGTGTTTTATTTAAAGATTTGAAAAGTCTCACAATTCCATGACTGTGAATGTAgaaatgctcctgttataagcacATTTAAGGCTGAAACTGTTTTGGACATTTGTGACATATGTAGCAGGAATCCATATTTGGATGCCGGTTcagtctgtgagacacacccacagtCTGTGAGGAGGTGCACAGAGATCCAGCCTCTCTGATGGAAGAGGGTGTGTGGCAAAGAGCACCAAGTTGTTTATTAAAGACtaatttgcttcttttttttttttttttttttggatggaaTTAATCTTCCTTGTTCACC
This genomic window from Thalassophryne amazonica chromosome 9, fThaAma1.1, whole genome shotgun sequence contains:
- the LOC117517412 gene encoding alpha-crystallin B chain-like, which produces MDIPIQYPWYRRAFPHRLSDLSLAEPLTDWPLMWPFPWSLPWMRSSFTRWFNWPDNGHSEMHMEKDRFAIYLDVKHFSPEELSVNVSDEFITVHAKHEDKQDDHGFVSREFLRKYRLPAGVSSANVTSSLSSDGVLTITAPRSSTLLERTIPIACEDGSEKQKM